One segment of Terriglobia bacterium DNA contains the following:
- a CDS encoding metallophosphatase family protein, whose product MLIGVISDTHGLLRPEAVELLRGSEHIIHAGDIGDPAIVPALEKIAPVTAIRGNVDTQPWARRFAETEVVELGGVVIYILHDVNSLDLNPKAAGFAAVISGHSHQPKQEVKDSVLYFNPGSAGPRRFKLEVSVGRMEIVSGSLTAEVILIA is encoded by the coding sequence ATGCTCATCGGCGTTATCTCTGACACGCACGGGCTCCTGCGGCCGGAAGCCGTGGAGCTTCTGCGCGGATCGGAGCACATCATTCACGCAGGCGACATCGGCGATCCGGCAATTGTTCCTGCGCTAGAGAAAATTGCGCCGGTCACGGCCATCCGCGGCAACGTGGATACGCAACCCTGGGCGCGGCGCTTTGCCGAGACGGAAGTCGTCGAACTGGGCGGAGTGGTGATCTACATCCTGCATGACGTCAACTCGCTCGACCTGAATCCGAAAGCCGCCGGCTTCGCTGCGGTGATCAGCGGCCACTCCCACCAGCCCAAGCAGGAAGTCAAAGACAGCGTGCTGTATTTCAATCCGGGCAGCGCGGGGCCGCGAAGGTTCAAGCTGGAGGTGAGTGTGGGGAGGATGGAGATTGTGAGTGGCTCGCTTACCGCCGAAGTTATCCTGATTGCTTAA
- the hisC gene encoding histidinol-phosphate transaminase: MKKTVLDLVSPHIRSLTGYVPGKALRQAQRESGVAMIKLASNENPFGPSPLAIAAIREAAPLVNLYPDNDATDLRMELARRHQLAQEQIFLADGSLGLLDILARTLLAPGLNCITSERSFISYPIVTRAAGAELITTPLRHDAYDLDAIAAAINDQTRVVILANPNNPTGTMFDADATENFLRRMPDHVLVVMDEAYYDFASYFAAQRGITYTRSLDYVRAGRANVLVLRTFSKAHGLAGLRLGYGCGNPELLQYFARVRSSFSVSVVAEAAGLAAIRDEAHIRKTVENNAEGAAWLMPYFAELGLRAVPTSANFIYFEIDEDANAFAKRMQAEGVIVRSLVPWGIRNGIRVTVGTPEQNEVFVKTLKRVVRQAVAK, translated from the coding sequence ATGAAGAAGACAGTTCTCGATCTCGTCTCGCCTCACATACGTTCCCTCACCGGTTACGTGCCGGGCAAAGCGCTTCGCCAGGCGCAGCGCGAGTCGGGCGTGGCCATGATCAAGCTGGCCTCCAATGAAAATCCTTTTGGACCTTCGCCGCTGGCGATTGCCGCCATCCGCGAAGCCGCGCCGCTGGTCAACCTCTATCCTGATAATGACGCAACGGACTTGCGCATGGAGCTGGCGCGCCGCCATCAACTGGCGCAGGAGCAGATATTCCTGGCTGATGGCTCGCTCGGCCTGCTGGACATTCTGGCGCGCACGCTGCTGGCGCCGGGGCTGAACTGCATTACCAGCGAGCGGTCATTCATCAGCTACCCGATTGTGACCCGCGCCGCCGGCGCTGAGCTGATCACCACTCCCTTGCGCCATGACGCTTACGATCTGGATGCCATCGCCGCGGCCATCAACGACCAGACGCGCGTGGTCATCCTGGCCAACCCCAACAATCCCACAGGGACGATGTTTGACGCGGACGCCACGGAAAACTTCCTGCGCCGCATGCCCGACCACGTGCTGGTCGTCATGGACGAAGCGTATTACGACTTTGCCAGCTACTTCGCCGCACAGCGCGGCATCACCTACACGCGATCGCTGGATTACGTCCGCGCCGGGCGCGCCAACGTTCTAGTTTTGCGAACGTTCTCCAAAGCCCACGGACTGGCCGGGCTTCGCTTGGGATACGGTTGCGGCAATCCGGAACTGCTGCAATACTTCGCACGCGTGCGCAGTTCGTTTTCTGTTTCCGTGGTGGCCGAGGCCGCCGGGCTGGCCGCCATTCGCGATGAAGCCCACATCCGCAAGACGGTGGAAAACAACGCCGAGGGCGCCGCATGGCTCATGCCGTACTTTGCCGAACTGGGGCTGCGCGCCGTCCCCACCAGCGCCAACTTCATCTATTTTGAAATTGATGAGGACGCCAACGCCTTCGCCAAACGCATGCAGGCCGAAGGCGTGATCGTGCGTTCACTGGTGCCATGGGGCATCCGCAACGGCATCCGCGTCACCGTAGGTACGCCGGAACAGAATGAAGTGTTCGTGAAGACGCTGAAGAGAGTCGTGCGACAAGCCGTCGCGAAATAA
- a CDS encoding pseudouridine synthase yields the protein MPAERLQKIIAAAGIASRRHAEELITQGRVTVNGQVVTALGSKADLATDHIKVDGKLLHGAERHVYLLLNKPKGYVTTVSDPEGRPTVMDLVKQAGARIYPVGRLDYLSEGLLLMTNDGALANHLMSAASHVAKTYLVKVSGQPKADDVEKLRRGLKLSPKPGYRSMHAERTAPAHVQLTREGNNPWYEVTLIEGKNRQIRRMFEEIGHHVEKIKRIRYGALTLDVEPGAYRELTLREIATLRRPGEKQLPKEPQRLERKQRWLPPGSGQRKSTGRRQSTGPRQSAGRRQDTGARPSIGTHQGTGVRPSTGPRQGIGPGPSTGPRQSADVRQGAGLRPSKGPQQSTGLRPNIGPRQNAGSRPAFGTRQGPHQRPGSRQGSGPRPGSGPRQGTGPRQSSGPRQGTGPRQGAGPRQGAGPRQNAGPRQNAGRRPGAGPGPSSGPGHAGKHPRKSR from the coding sequence GTGCCCGCTGAGCGATTGCAGAAAATCATTGCCGCGGCGGGGATCGCCTCGCGCCGCCACGCCGAAGAGTTGATCACCCAGGGACGCGTCACCGTGAACGGGCAGGTGGTCACTGCGCTCGGCAGCAAGGCTGACCTGGCAACCGACCACATCAAAGTTGACGGCAAATTGCTCCACGGCGCGGAACGCCATGTCTATCTTCTGCTGAACAAACCCAAGGGCTACGTGACCACCGTCTCTGATCCTGAGGGCCGCCCCACGGTGATGGACCTGGTGAAGCAAGCGGGAGCGCGCATATATCCCGTCGGCCGGCTGGACTACCTGAGCGAAGGCCTGCTGCTGATGACCAATGACGGAGCGCTGGCGAACCATCTCATGAGCGCCGCGTCGCACGTGGCGAAAACCTATCTGGTCAAGGTCTCCGGCCAGCCCAAAGCGGACGACGTTGAAAAACTGCGGCGCGGCCTCAAGCTGAGCCCTAAGCCCGGCTACCGCTCCATGCACGCGGAGCGCACCGCGCCGGCCCATGTGCAACTGACCCGGGAAGGCAACAACCCGTGGTATGAAGTCACGCTGATTGAAGGCAAAAACCGCCAGATTCGCCGGATGTTTGAAGAAATTGGCCACCACGTGGAAAAGATCAAACGCATACGCTACGGCGCGCTCACCTTGGACGTGGAGCCCGGCGCGTATCGCGAACTCACGCTGCGCGAGATCGCCACGCTGCGCCGGCCCGGCGAAAAGCAGTTACCCAAAGAACCGCAGCGCCTGGAACGGAAGCAGCGCTGGCTGCCTCCGGGCAGCGGGCAGCGCAAGAGCACTGGCCGTCGGCAAAGCACTGGGCCACGTCAGAGCGCTGGACGTCGCCAAGACACTGGCGCGCGTCCGAGCATTGGAACGCATCAAGGCACGGGCGTTCGTCCGAGCACCGGGCCTCGTCAAGGCATCGGCCCTGGTCCGAGCACTGGGCCTCGGCAAAGCGCGGACGTTCGGCAAGGCGCTGGACTTCGCCCAAGCAAAGGACCTCAGCAAAGCACGGGACTTCGCCCAAACATCGGACCTCGGCAAAACGCGGGATCTCGTCCGGCCTTTGGAACTCGTCAAGGACCTCATCAACGCCCAGGCTCTCGCCAAGGCAGTGGGCCGCGGCCAGGCAGTGGGCCGCGACAGGGTACGGGACCTCGGCAAAGCAGCGGTCCGCGGCAAGGCACCGGTCCGCGGCAGGGCGCCGGACCGCGCCAGGGTGCGGGCCCTCGACAGAATGCTGGGCCTCGCCAGAATGCCGGGCGTCGTCCCGGCGCCGGCCCGGGCCCCAGTTCCGGGCCTGGCCACGCAGGCAAACATCCGCGAAAGTCGCGCTAA
- a CDS encoding DUF4097 domain-containing protein yields the protein MKTTKISFAPYLVLALLGLAMSAIPAHAAATGHFERTLQVSGEVTLEVTTGSGNITVRTGNGSTVEVRAKLHGSNSSSWLFGGGNIEDKIRKIEQNPPVEQQGSIIHIGRIEDHELTRNVSIDYELTVPAQTKLTSRTGSGDQWISGVQLSLTAKTGSGNITVDNVGSSARIESGSGDLKINSIKGALSAQTGSGNIRAEGVAGEIVANSGSGNIEMHQVSAGDVRAAAGSGNIKLYGLKGGLRADTGSGDIHAEGEPTHDWRLGAGSGNIKLHVPSQANFNLDARTTSGTLDIKRPVTMQGQLSRKHIQGKVGNGGVLLDLHTGSGDIELN from the coding sequence ATGAAGACGACGAAAATCAGCTTTGCCCCTTACTTGGTCCTGGCGCTTCTGGGTCTGGCGATGAGCGCCATTCCCGCCCACGCGGCCGCGACCGGCCACTTTGAGCGCACGCTGCAGGTTTCCGGCGAAGTGACCCTGGAGGTCACCACCGGATCGGGCAACATCACCGTGCGAACCGGCAACGGCAGCACGGTGGAGGTCAGGGCCAAACTCCACGGCAGCAACTCCAGTTCCTGGCTCTTCGGCGGCGGCAATATTGAAGACAAGATCCGCAAGATTGAACAGAACCCTCCGGTGGAGCAGCAGGGGAGCATCATCCACATTGGGCGGATCGAGGACCACGAACTGACGCGCAACGTCTCCATTGATTACGAACTCACCGTGCCGGCCCAGACCAAGCTGACTTCGCGCACCGGATCAGGCGATCAGTGGATCAGCGGTGTGCAGCTTTCGCTCACGGCAAAAACCGGCTCCGGAAACATCACGGTGGACAACGTCGGCAGCAGCGCGCGCATTGAGTCCGGTTCCGGAGACTTGAAGATCAACTCCATCAAGGGAGCTCTTTCCGCCCAGACCGGCAGCGGCAACATTCGCGCGGAAGGCGTGGCCGGGGAAATTGTGGCCAACTCCGGTAGCGGCAACATTGAAATGCACCAGGTCTCGGCGGGCGACGTGCGGGCGGCAGCGGGCTCAGGCAACATCAAGCTGTACGGCTTGAAAGGCGGCCTGCGCGCCGACACCGGCAGCGGTGACATCCATGCCGAAGGCGAACCCACCCATGACTGGCGGCTGGGCGCGGGTTCGGGCAATATCAAATTGCACGTTCCTTCCCAGGCCAACTTTAACCTGGACGCCAGGACGACTTCGGGCACGCTGGACATCAAGCGGCCGGTCACCATGCAAGGCCAGCTCTCGCGCAAACACATTCAGGGCAAAGTAGGAAATGGCGGCGTCTTGCTGGACCTGCATACCGGCTCCGGCGACATTGAGCTTAACTAG
- a CDS encoding ABC transporter permease, whose translation MLRYIATRLLYTIPVLWLVVSVVFLLIHLVPGDPIQQMLGEGASAADMQAARHAYGLDVPVGQQYLNYWKGVLHGDLGRSLRFDQPVARMVAQRYPQTLQLTVAAMLVALLISIPAGVRSARRRNRWDDRALSFVSLLGLSFPNFALGPILILFFSIQLGWLPVSGSGTLAHLVLPAVTMGASLAAILTRMVRTAMLEELSQDYIRTARAKGLSERAVVYKHALRNALVPVLTVVGLQFGALLAGAIVTETIFSWPGIGRLTITAIGNRDYYLVQGCILMIGLTYLAVNFMTDFFYSLANPRIRQ comes from the coding sequence ATGCTCCGCTACATCGCAACCCGGCTGCTGTACACCATCCCCGTGCTGTGGCTGGTGGTCTCCGTCGTGTTCCTGCTGATCCACTTGGTGCCCGGCGATCCCATCCAGCAGATGCTGGGCGAGGGCGCGTCCGCCGCGGACATGCAGGCCGCTCGCCATGCCTACGGGCTGGACGTCCCCGTGGGACAGCAATACCTCAATTACTGGAAGGGCGTGCTGCACGGCGACCTGGGACGCTCCCTGCGCTTTGACCAGCCGGTGGCGCGCATGGTGGCGCAACGCTATCCGCAGACGCTGCAGTTGACCGTGGCCGCGATGCTGGTTGCTCTGCTGATTTCCATTCCTGCCGGCGTGCGTTCGGCGCGGCGCCGCAACCGCTGGGACGACCGCGCGCTCAGCTTCGTCAGCCTGCTGGGCCTGTCCTTCCCCAATTTCGCGCTGGGGCCAATTTTGATTTTATTTTTCTCGATTCAACTGGGCTGGCTGCCGGTCTCCGGCTCCGGCACGCTGGCGCATCTCGTTCTTCCGGCGGTGACCATGGGCGCGTCGCTGGCGGCGATCCTCACGCGCATGGTCCGCACCGCGATGCTTGAAGAGCTGAGCCAGGATTACATCCGCACTGCACGCGCCAAGGGCCTTTCCGAGCGCGCCGTGGTCTACAAACACGCGCTGCGCAACGCGCTGGTGCCGGTGCTGACGGTGGTGGGCTTGCAGTTTGGGGCATTACTCGCAGGAGCAATCGTTACCGAAACCATCTTCTCCTGGCCCGGCATCGGACGGCTGACCATCACGGCCATCGGCAACCGCGATTACTACCTGGTGCAAGGCTGCATCCTGATGATCGGCCTGACTTACCTGGCGGTGAACTTCATGACCGATTTCTTTTATTCGTTGGCGAACCCGAGGATCAGGCAGTAG
- a CDS encoding helix-turn-helix domain-containing protein: MRINVLVLDGVFDLGLSAVLDAFQTANELIEVAGLAVPRFDLKIVGVRKAIKTSQGLSVPVSAIDARTPDCVVVPAIGFKMPGPLENALARPDIRAAGAALQRWSRRGATMTAACIGTFVMAESGLLDHQRATTTWWLAPLFRKRYPNVLLEESNMIVKSDRFVTAGAALSHMDLALWLIRGVSPQLASLTAKYLIVDSRPSQSAYSLTDHLVHADPLVQRFEAWARARLSKGFSLDDAAKATGSSKRTLARHMQSVLGKSPLSYFQSLRVEHAVHLLKTGSATVDEVAARVGYADGATLRALLRRRLQVGIKEIRRTG, from the coding sequence ATGCGAATCAACGTGCTTGTACTCGATGGCGTCTTTGATTTGGGCCTCTCGGCGGTACTCGACGCATTCCAGACCGCAAACGAATTGATTGAGGTCGCCGGTCTTGCTGTGCCACGATTTGATCTGAAAATTGTGGGGGTGCGCAAGGCCATTAAAACATCGCAAGGCCTCAGCGTTCCCGTTAGCGCCATTGACGCGCGGACGCCTGACTGCGTCGTGGTCCCCGCGATTGGATTCAAGATGCCCGGTCCCTTGGAAAATGCGCTTGCCCGGCCGGACATCCGGGCTGCCGGCGCTGCGCTGCAACGGTGGTCCCGCCGCGGCGCAACCATGACGGCCGCATGCATCGGGACCTTTGTCATGGCGGAGTCCGGTCTGCTCGATCATCAGCGCGCGACCACAACCTGGTGGCTGGCGCCGCTGTTTCGCAAGCGATACCCGAACGTGTTGCTGGAGGAATCGAACATGATCGTAAAATCAGACCGCTTTGTGACTGCCGGGGCGGCGCTGAGCCATATGGATCTTGCTCTATGGCTGATTCGGGGAGTGAGTCCGCAGCTGGCTTCTCTCACCGCGAAATATCTCATCGTCGATTCCCGCCCGTCGCAGTCCGCTTATTCACTGACCGATCACCTGGTCCACGCAGATCCCTTGGTCCAACGCTTCGAAGCTTGGGCCCGCGCCAGATTGAGCAAGGGGTTTTCGCTGGATGACGCGGCCAAAGCCACTGGATCCAGCAAGCGAACACTCGCGCGCCACATGCAGAGCGTGCTGGGAAAGTCGCCGCTCTCTTATTTCCAGAGCTTGCGGGTGGAGCATGCGGTGCATCTCTTGAAGACGGGCAGCGCGACCGTGGACGAAGTTGCCGCTCGCGTGGGATACGCAGACGGCGCAACTCTGCGAGCGCTGCTGCGCCGGCGGCTTCAAGTTGGCATTAAGGAAATCAGGAGAACCGGGTGA
- a CDS encoding ABC transporter permease, with translation MAATSTWTTATSLGRHNKLAGAGMVLVALFVVLAIFGPWIAPQDPSNIDLPSRLQPPNAAHWFGTDELGRDIFSRVIYGARISMLVGSSVVAGSLLLGLIIGSIAGYYGGFADKFFNVVLMNAFLSFPGILLAIAFVAFLGPGIFNLILALCIGGWVGYARLVRGQVLAMKEREFVEAARALGASDWRIVTRHILPNVIQPVIVQAAIGMAGAVLAEATMSFLGLGVPPPTASWGSMLNDGRAHLFDAPHLVLFPAAAVMLAVLSFNFIGDALRDYMDPRSRIEAGL, from the coding sequence ATGGCCGCCACATCCACCTGGACCACCGCAACCTCGCTCGGACGGCACAACAAGCTGGCCGGAGCCGGCATGGTGCTGGTGGCGCTGTTTGTGGTGCTGGCGATCTTTGGTCCGTGGATCGCCCCGCAGGACCCCAGCAACATTGATCTGCCGTCGCGTCTGCAACCACCGAACGCGGCGCACTGGTTCGGCACCGACGAACTGGGCCGCGACATCTTCTCCCGCGTAATCTACGGCGCGCGCATCTCCATGCTCGTCGGCAGCAGCGTGGTGGCAGGATCGCTCCTGCTGGGGCTGATCATCGGTTCCATCGCCGGATACTACGGCGGATTTGCCGACAAGTTTTTCAACGTCGTGCTGATGAATGCCTTTCTCTCTTTTCCAGGAATTCTTTTGGCCATCGCCTTTGTAGCGTTCCTGGGGCCGGGCATCTTCAACCTGATTCTGGCTTTGTGTATCGGCGGATGGGTGGGCTACGCGCGCCTGGTCCGCGGCCAAGTGCTGGCGATGAAAGAACGCGAGTTCGTGGAAGCCGCGCGGGCGCTGGGCGCCAGCGACTGGCGCATCGTCACCCGCCATATCCTGCCCAACGTGATCCAGCCGGTGATTGTGCAGGCGGCCATCGGCATGGCCGGCGCGGTGCTGGCGGAAGCGACGATGAGTTTTCTCGGCCTGGGCGTTCCCCCACCCACGGCAAGTTGGGGCTCCATGTTGAATGACGGCCGCGCGCACCTGTTCGACGCGCCGCACCTGGTGCTCTTCCCTGCCGCCGCCGTGATGCTGGCTGTGCTGTCGTTTAACTTCATCGGCGACGCCCTGCGCGACTACATGGACCCAAGATCGAGGATTGAAGCGGGGCTGTAG
- a CDS encoding efflux RND transporter periplasmic adaptor subunit — MANGNGKKKSRRRLYICGGIGIIVLGTFIFVAASRGGTKIDASKLAKVEKGDLAKNVVATGKIEPITKVELKSKASGIVEKLLVEYGEPVKKGQVLAELDKQQILAQVNQIKASLEAAEAAAHAAEADLDRAKVDAEGPDVPTLKRAYERAQTMAKDGVVSPSALDDAQRNYELAVNKQHLGKANVISAAAKVRQMQAQVAQSRAQLAEKEEEYRNSTIVSPIDGVVLSRDVEVGSAVSSILVLGSSATLVMTLGDTREVYVKGKVDESDIGKVFLNQPARIKVESYKDRTFSGKVTKISPMGVEKDNVTTFEVRVSIDNSKGELKSQMTANAEIILEEHKGVLMVPEAALIYDKDRKASVEVPDPAKKDGRKKVDVAVGISNGSKTELLSGLKEGAQVILQ; from the coding sequence GTGGCAAACGGCAATGGCAAGAAAAAGAGCAGGCGTCGTCTTTATATCTGCGGTGGCATCGGCATCATTGTTCTGGGCACATTCATCTTCGTCGCCGCCAGCCGCGGCGGCACCAAGATTGACGCATCCAAGCTGGCGAAAGTGGAAAAGGGCGACCTGGCCAAGAACGTAGTGGCCACCGGCAAGATTGAGCCCATCACCAAGGTTGAGCTCAAATCCAAGGCCAGCGGGATTGTAGAAAAGCTCCTGGTGGAGTATGGCGAGCCGGTCAAAAAAGGCCAGGTGCTGGCGGAGCTTGATAAGCAGCAGATTCTGGCGCAGGTAAACCAAATCAAAGCCTCGCTGGAAGCCGCGGAAGCCGCCGCGCACGCTGCTGAAGCCGACCTGGACCGCGCCAAGGTGGACGCGGAAGGCCCTGACGTTCCCACGCTCAAGCGTGCCTACGAACGCGCACAGACCATGGCTAAAGACGGCGTAGTTTCCCCTTCCGCCCTGGATGACGCTCAGAGGAACTACGAACTGGCGGTGAACAAGCAGCATCTAGGCAAAGCCAACGTGATTTCCGCCGCGGCCAAGGTGCGGCAGATGCAGGCGCAGGTGGCGCAATCCCGGGCGCAGTTGGCGGAGAAGGAAGAAGAGTATCGAAACTCCACCATCGTCTCGCCCATTGACGGCGTGGTCCTCTCGCGTGACGTGGAAGTGGGTAGCGCGGTCAGTTCGATTCTGGTCCTGGGCTCTTCCGCCACGCTGGTGATGACTCTGGGCGACACGCGCGAAGTTTACGTGAAGGGCAAAGTGGATGAGAGCGACATCGGCAAGGTATTTCTCAACCAGCCGGCGCGGATCAAAGTGGAGTCCTACAAAGACCGCACGTTCTCCGGCAAAGTCACCAAGATCTCACCCATGGGCGTGGAAAAAGACAACGTAACCACGTTTGAAGTGCGCGTCTCCATTGACAACTCCAAGGGCGAACTGAAATCGCAGATGACGGCCAACGCGGAGATCATTCTGGAAGAGCACAAAGGCGTGCTGATGGTCCCGGAGGCCGCGCTCATCTATGACAAAGACCGCAAAGCGTCCGTGGAAGTGCCGGACCCAGCCAAGAAAGATGGCAGGAAAAAAGTGGACGTCGCGGTGGGCATCTCCAACGGCTCCAAGACAGAACTGCTCTCCGGGTTGAAAGAAGGAGCGCAGGTGATCCTGCAGTAA
- the scpB gene encoding SMC-Scp complex subunit ScpB: MSIKAQLEALIYAAEEPITLDQMVALLRDDLLALKTAPAPEYSPMEPHPAQADDHLGAVEEEDAAATFEEHSAGKDQPSQTKPGQSKPGKDKKERTEKAELRALLKPYLEELIASYQAEDRGIEVREVAGGYRMSTKPEHHDVVRAFSKSLKPPIRLSLQALETLAVIAYKQPVTVPEIGDIRGVDASGVIGTLLERKLITTAGRKAVVGRPMLYKTSKDFLLRFGLKDLSELPSLEEFEKLAAGELQDEMFARDAAIADATGMPDSGVEQMAEDRAEVPQNVTEPTVSSDPRHTETDEQVAGEVASESTGG, encoded by the coding sequence ATGTCCATCAAAGCCCAACTCGAAGCACTGATCTACGCAGCGGAAGAGCCCATCACGCTGGACCAGATGGTCGCCCTGTTGCGCGACGACCTGCTGGCGCTGAAGACCGCGCCCGCGCCGGAGTATTCGCCCATGGAGCCTCATCCTGCACAGGCGGACGACCATCTGGGCGCCGTCGAAGAGGAAGATGCTGCGGCTACTTTCGAAGAGCACTCCGCAGGAAAAGACCAGCCGAGCCAAACTAAGCCGGGTCAAAGCAAGCCGGGCAAAGACAAAAAAGAAAGAACTGAGAAAGCCGAGCTGCGCGCCCTGCTCAAGCCGTACCTGGAAGAGTTGATCGCCAGCTACCAGGCAGAAGACCGCGGGATTGAAGTGCGCGAGGTAGCCGGCGGATATCGCATGTCCACCAAGCCGGAGCATCATGATGTGGTGCGGGCGTTTTCCAAGAGCTTGAAGCCGCCGATCCGCTTGTCATTGCAGGCGCTGGAGACCCTGGCGGTGATCGCCTACAAGCAGCCGGTGACGGTGCCGGAGATCGGCGACATTCGCGGCGTGGACGCCAGCGGCGTCATCGGCACGCTGCTGGAGCGCAAGCTGATCACCACCGCCGGCCGCAAGGCCGTGGTCGGCCGCCCCATGCTGTACAAAACCAGCAAGGATTTTCTTTTGCGCTTTGGCCTCAAAGACCTGAGCGAGTTGCCCAGCCTGGAAGAGTTTGAAAAGCTGGCTGCCGGAGAGCTGCAGGACGAAATGTTCGCGCGCGATGCAGCCATCGCCGACGCTACCGGCATGCCTGACTCCGGCGTGGAACAAATGGCGGAGGACCGGGCCGAGGTCCCGCAGAACGTGACCGAACCCACGGTTTCTTCCGACCCACGCCACACCGAGACCGATGAACAAGTCGCCGGCGAGGTGGCATCAGAAAGTACCGGAGGCTGA
- a CDS encoding hemolysin family protein: MVTLVLLRIILVVLLVAANAFFVAAEFAMLSVRDTRIHQLIEMRRLGARAVQKIQQHLDEFLPAVQFGVTLCSLGLGWAGEGTLAAIIQPWLGAVPYAKYYAHGIAAALAFAVITYFLVILGELVPKSLALERAERMALAVAGPMEVFITAARPFLVLMNKSANLVLRGFGSRLRRDGGAHSADELKLIVTASRRLGLLPESEEEMIHHALDLGSLAVREVMVPRHNIFSLPADMPLEEAMTKVVEEQHSRVPVFDPEKGTENIIGLLYSKDLSRFMLMRLAAGLTFSQKPSGLKVRNIMREVLFVPEAKTVADLLEEFQSRKRHLAIVVDEFGSTTGLVSVEDVLEQLVGELEDEFDVAQRPAVSLASGAVVLEGSSKIRDLEVQYDIVLPRDQGFETLAGFVMAQLGRIPKGGETLEFAGRRFTILQMEGRRIGHVKIESAHQLESAS; this comes from the coding sequence ATGGTCACCCTGGTGCTGCTGAGGATCATACTGGTGGTCCTGCTGGTGGCAGCCAACGCCTTCTTTGTCGCGGCTGAGTTCGCCATGCTCAGCGTCCGCGATACCCGCATCCATCAACTGATTGAGATGCGCCGCCTGGGCGCCCGCGCTGTGCAGAAAATCCAGCAACATCTGGACGAGTTCCTCCCCGCCGTGCAGTTTGGCGTTACGCTGTGCAGTCTTGGACTGGGCTGGGCCGGCGAGGGCACCTTGGCCGCCATCATCCAACCCTGGCTGGGCGCCGTGCCTTACGCCAAGTATTACGCTCATGGCATCGCCGCGGCCCTGGCCTTTGCCGTCATCACCTACTTTCTGGTCATTCTGGGCGAACTGGTGCCCAAATCGCTGGCCCTGGAACGCGCCGAGCGTATGGCGCTGGCCGTAGCCGGTCCCATGGAAGTCTTCATCACCGCGGCGCGCCCCTTCCTGGTGCTGATGAACAAGTCCGCCAATCTGGTGCTGCGCGGATTTGGATCGCGGCTGCGTCGCGATGGCGGCGCCCACTCGGCCGACGAGCTCAAGCTGATCGTCACCGCCAGCCGGCGTTTGGGACTGCTGCCGGAAAGCGAAGAAGAGATGATCCACCACGCGCTGGATCTGGGCAGCCTGGCGGTGCGCGAAGTCATGGTGCCTCGCCACAATATTTTTTCCCTTCCCGCGGACATGCCCCTGGAAGAGGCCATGACCAAAGTGGTGGAAGAACAGCATTCCCGCGTGCCCGTGTTTGATCCGGAGAAAGGCACGGAAAACATTATTGGGCTGCTGTACTCCAAAGACCTTTCCCGCTTCATGCTTATGCGCCTGGCCGCCGGCTTGACCTTCAGCCAGAAGCCGTCAGGATTGAAAGTCCGCAACATCATGCGCGAAGTCCTGTTTGTTCCCGAAGCCAAGACGGTGGCCGACCTGCTGGAAGAATTTCAATCGCGCAAACGCCATCTGGCAATTGTGGTGGACGAGTTCGGCTCCACGACCGGCCTGGTCAGCGTGGAAGACGTGCTGGAACAACTGGTGGGCGAGCTGGAAGACGAATTCGACGTGGCCCAGCGTCCCGCGGTGTCTTTGGCGTCCGGGGCGGTGGTGCTGGAGGGCTCGTCGAAAATCCGCGACCTGGAAGTGCAATACGACATCGTTTTGCCGCGCGACCAGGGCTTTGAGACCCTGGCCGGCTTTGTCATGGCCCAGCTGGGCCGCATCCCCAAAGGCGGCGAGACCCTGGAGTTCGCCGGACGCCGTTTTACCATCTTGCAGATGGAAGGCCGCCGCATCGGACACGTGAAGATTGAGAGCGCGCACCAGTTGGAATCGGCAAGCTGA
- a CDS encoding antibiotic biosynthesis monooxygenase: MIKIGLFVRLEAKPGKEKEVAAFLNQGLQMANQEATTPLWFALRLGPSTFGVFDAFADESGRQAHLNGPIAKALFAIAPELLAVPPSIEKHEILGAKLPQEVAVG; the protein is encoded by the coding sequence ATGATTAAGATTGGATTGTTTGTACGCCTTGAAGCGAAACCCGGAAAGGAAAAAGAGGTTGCCGCCTTCCTGAACCAAGGTCTTCAAATGGCAAATCAGGAAGCGACCACTCCGCTGTGGTTCGCGCTGCGCCTGGGCCCATCCACCTTCGGCGTATTCGATGCGTTTGCCGATGAATCAGGAAGGCAAGCCCACCTCAACGGGCCCATTGCCAAGGCACTCTTTGCCATCGCCCCGGAGCTGTTGGCCGTGCCGCCTTCCATCGAGAAGCATGAGATTCTGGGAGCCAAGCTTCCGCAGGAGGTGGCCGTCGGCTAA